The window AGTCGTCTTGCGGTTGCAGAAGATGATCGCGGTTTCGACCAGATCGTTGTTCAGCAGCCAGCGCAGGGTCGAACGCTTCTCACGCGTCTGGACAGGGATCTTGAATGCGGTGATATTTTCGTTGGTCGATGCTGCGCGGCTGACTTCGATCCGCTTGGGATTGTCGAGGAACTTCTTGCCCAGCTTCTCGATCGGCGGCGGCATCGTCGCGCTGAACAGCAGCGTCTGGCGTGGTTCGGGCAGCTTGTCGCAGATGAACTCGATGTCCGGAATAAAGCCCATGTCGAGCATCCGGTCGGCCTCGTCGATCACCAGCAGCTCGCAGCCGTTGAGCATGATCTTGCCGCGCTCGATCAGGTCCATCAGGCGGCCCGGCGTCGCGATCAACACGTCGACACCTTCGTTGAGCGCCTTCAATTGATCGCCCATCTGCACACCGCCAATCAGCAGAGTCATCCGCAGATCGTGGTTCGCGCCGTATTTCTCGAAATTCTCCGCGACCTGGGCGGCCAGTTCACGCGTCGGCTCGAGAATGAGCGAGCGCGGCATCAGTGCGCGGCGGCGGCCGCTGGCCAGCACATCGATCATCGGCAGCACGAAGCTGGCCGTCTTGCCTGTTCCCGTCTGCGCGATGCCGATAATGTCCTTCATCATGAGGACGGCAGGGATCGCCTCTGCCTGGATCGGGGTTGGCTCTGTATAGCCAGCCTCATCGACAGCTTTAAGCAATTCAGGAGATAGGCCGAGATCGGCAAAAGTGGTCAAATCAAAAAATTCCGGAAAATAAATGTGGTGCCACAGCTTCATGGCGAAGTCTTGCAAGCTGCGCGCCCCTAGGCCTCGCATGGCGGCAGAGTCAAGATTTACGGATAGATGCGCTGCGAAAGAAAGGGGCGCTGTGCCTAGTTGGCAACGGCGACAAGCCGGGTGAAATCGGCGATCTGGCAGCTACCCCCTGCGCGCGATTGCAGGCGGTCACGCGCGACGCAAAGCCTGCCATCATCACTACGCTCGATGTAAAAGCCTGCGTAGAACGCGCGGGCCGAACAGCCATTCTGCAGCTGAGCGGCCAGCACATTGCTGTTGTCGAGAAAGAAGAGCAGGCGGTTGTCATTCGTCGGCTGGATGCCGATGATATCCTCAGCATCGATGCAGTTTCCGTGATCGACCTCTTCAAACCGCGCGGTCATCGGGCGGCGCGGCAATTCATTGAGCATAGTCCTGCGATCGCGCGGCGCAGCCGGTCCAATCCTGATGACGACCCGCTGCTGCACCCGGACCTGGTGCTGGATGCGATCATCTGAGGAGTGCTCGAGCTGGTCGAAGGGGTGCTCGCCTGCCGGATCGAAACCGAGCACCGGAATAGATCGCTGGCCAGGGCGCGACGGCGCCGCATCCTGTGCTTCCACCACGGCTGAGCCATATGCCGTCAATGTCGGCACGAGCAGCGCGGCTGAGACCATCAAGGCGAGGAAGCGTTTCATATCACCGTCAGCGAATGCATACGGAAAGTGTTCCGTTGCTTGTCGGATGGTCTCCTACCTCTGCGGGATTGAATGATGGCTTAACCCTCACGATGGCTGGCAGACATGCACTATCGGCATTGGCCTTTGCAAGCCGCCCGTGCTGCTGGCATCACGCCGCCATGACCGACTCGCATGCATTTCTGTCCGCCGCGCGTGATCTGCTGGGTGAACGCGGGCTCGCCACCGATCCGGAATTGGTGGAGCCGTGGCTGACCGATTGGCGCGGGCGGTATACCGGGCGCGCGCTCGCCCTCGCCTCGCCTGCGAGCACTCAAGAGGTCGCGGCGCTGGTGAAGCTATGTGCAGAGCACCGCGTCCCCATCGTCCCGCAGGGCGGCAACAGCGGCATGTCCGGCGGCGCGACGCCGGACGCAAGCGGCGATGCGATTGTGCTGTCGCTCAGGCGGATGAATGATGTGCGCAGCTTCGATCCGGATGCGCGCGAGATTACATGCGATGCGGGTGTGATCTTGCAGACTTTGCATGAGACCGTTGAGGCAGAGGGACTTCGCTTTCCGCTCACGCTCGGCGGGAAAGGATCGGCCACAGTCGGCGGGCTTATCTCGACCAATGCAGGCGGCACGCAGGTGCTTCGCCATGGCAGCATGCGCGCTCAGGTTCTGGGTCTTGAGGCCGTGCTGGCGGATGGCAGCATTTTCGATGCGCTTACACCGCTCAAGAAAGACAATCGCGGCTTCGATCTGAAGCAATTGCTGATCGGGTCGGAAGGCACACTCGGCATTGTGACGGGAGCGACACTGCGGCTGTTGCCCGCGCTGGCGGAGCGCTCGGTGCTGTGGGCGGGACTTGGCGATATTCGCGATGCGCGCAAGCTGCTGCTGCACGCCCAATCGACCGCGGGCGATGCGCTGGAAGGCTTCGAAGTGATGCCCCGCCATTCATTGAGCGCGGTGCTCAATCACACCCCCGGTGCGCGTGCTCCCTTGCAGGGCGAGCACGAATGGAACGCGCTTATCGAGCTGGCGGCGGATGCTGGCGGAGCAGACACCCTCCCCGACCTCGCCCAGACGCTGTTGGAGAGCGCATTCGAAGCCGGCCTGGTGGAAGATGCGACCATCGCCGCGAATGAACGACAGGCGGAAGAATTCTGGACCCTGCGGGACGAAATCGCCCCAGCCGAGCGCGCGCTCGGGCCGGCCATGCAGCACGATATTTCCGTGCCCGTCGCCAAAATGGCAGATTTCGTTGCCGAAGCCGTTCCCAAGGTCGAAAGCGAATTCCCCGGTACCGTGGCCATCGGGTTCGGCCACCTCGGCGATGGAAATGTCCATTTTCACGTCCTCGCTCCCAAAGGCGCGACGCCGGGGGAATGGGAAGATACCGAAGGCAAGGTCATCAGCCGGTTCGTGCATGATGAGGTAACGCGCTGGGGCGGCTCGATCAGCGCCGAACACGGGATCGGCCAGCTGAAACGCGATGAACTGGCGCGCCTCGGCGATCCGGTGCAACTCACCATGCTGCGACAGGTGAAGCAGGCTCTCGATCCTGATGGCCTGCTCAATCCGGGCAAGCTCGTATAATCTGTATCAAACGATCTGTTTATGGCCGATACGGATGCGCTTGCATGGCGCGCCTGCACCCATTAAGGCCCGCCCCCTGAGATTCATGGTGTGATGTCGGCGATGGCAATCCCGGTTCATGGCACCTTTTGACCATCGATACCGGAGACACAATTA is drawn from Aurantiacibacter sp. MUD61 and contains these coding sequences:
- a CDS encoding DEAD/DEAH box helicase encodes the protein MTTFADLGLSPELLKAVDEAGYTEPTPIQAEAIPAVLMMKDIIGIAQTGTGKTASFVLPMIDVLASGRRRALMPRSLILEPTRELAAQVAENFEKYGANHDLRMTLLIGGVQMGDQLKALNEGVDVLIATPGRLMDLIERGKIMLNGCELLVIDEADRMLDMGFIPDIEFICDKLPEPRQTLLFSATMPPPIEKLGKKFLDNPKRIEVSRAASTNENITAFKIPVQTREKRSTLRWLLNNDLVETAIIFCNRKTTVRELNKSLQRHGFKSGEIHGDIDQNQRNKELQRFKDGDINILVASDVAARGLDIKGVSHVFNFDTPWHPDDYVHRIGRTGRAGNKGRAFTFVAPEDAEAIDNVEKLTGAKVPVFGKKDVRVDLPEPAAKKSSPKNDKSDDGDQDEKPKRSRSKSSESDEKPKRQSKRKSEQQDETPKHEDKPKRASRGRQQDDKPVPAGEWNGPKPEFLSVGFD
- a CDS encoding FAD-binding oxidoreductase — protein: MTDSHAFLSAARDLLGERGLATDPELVEPWLTDWRGRYTGRALALASPASTQEVAALVKLCAEHRVPIVPQGGNSGMSGGATPDASGDAIVLSLRRMNDVRSFDPDAREITCDAGVILQTLHETVEAEGLRFPLTLGGKGSATVGGLISTNAGGTQVLRHGSMRAQVLGLEAVLADGSIFDALTPLKKDNRGFDLKQLLIGSEGTLGIVTGATLRLLPALAERSVLWAGLGDIRDARKLLLHAQSTAGDALEGFEVMPRHSLSAVLNHTPGARAPLQGEHEWNALIELAADAGGADTLPDLAQTLLESAFEAGLVEDATIAANERQAEEFWTLRDEIAPAERALGPAMQHDISVPVAKMADFVAEAVPKVESEFPGTVAIGFGHLGDGNVHFHVLAPKGATPGEWEDTEGKVISRFVHDEVTRWGGSISAEHGIGQLKRDELARLGDPVQLTMLRQVKQALDPDGLLNPGKLV